One Staphylococcus simiae genomic region harbors:
- a CDS encoding DUF4930 family protein: MKTFFTIIKNIIAVMAILVIVYIALKYAPFLRDQEWNPINQPSPQSTQVMQDNSQNPQPRVLENGKRYSLEDNDLIKNVPTSQIKNVFNFIDKREFMDVSGLTRMAYNEQYLIGQRDNEFIIYKFGSDSIRVYNTEFEMQQDLNELGQNLIMKPKEAYQ, from the coding sequence ATGAAGACTTTTTTTACTATTATTAAAAATATCATCGCAGTAATGGCTATTTTAGTCATTGTTTATATAGCTTTAAAATATGCGCCTTTCCTTCGTGATCAAGAATGGAATCCTATTAATCAACCATCACCTCAATCAACTCAAGTGATGCAAGATAATAGTCAAAATCCACAACCACGTGTTTTGGAAAATGGTAAAAGATACTCACTCGAAGATAATGATTTAATAAAAAACGTACCGACTAGCCAAATTAAGAATGTTTTTAATTTTATAGATAAAAGAGAATTTATGGATGTTTCTGGTTTAACTCGTATGGCATATAATGAGCAATATTTAATAGGGCAGAGAGACAATGAATTCATAATTTATAAATTTGGTTCAGATTCTATTAGAGTTTATAATACCGAATTCGAAATGCAACAAGATTTAAATGAATTAGGACAAAATCTTATAATGAAACCTAAAGAAGCATACCAATAA